One region of Parerythrobacter jejuensis genomic DNA includes:
- a CDS encoding HNH endonuclease, with product MANNLPTLSSVDPIVRDEVAEGTGAEILTRMVSGKPPALEIGFADLGWRRSPRLQIQPHGMHAFRASLAFGDFSRTVFERMNLADDESHELAISLIESIEGDARALEFPRPEARRWSLDSEFTLNIVSKRAKHDNAEDRIRGLASEIIVPVMAAMAELNGYDTVGEVECDAEMEGAIRVSTIRRRERNPRNRLLAIRIHGTICKVCGEDHGRQFGFEDSLVEIHHSQPLSLSDEGRLYDPRTDLVPLCPTCHRAAHRRRPLPFTVEELQSMLSSTGDLF from the coding sequence GTGGCGAATAACCTTCCTACACTTTCCTCAGTTGATCCGATCGTCCGGGATGAGGTTGCTGAAGGAACCGGGGCCGAAATTCTCACGCGGATGGTTTCGGGAAAGCCACCTGCTCTGGAGATCGGCTTCGCAGACCTCGGCTGGAGGCGCAGCCCACGCCTGCAAATCCAGCCGCATGGCATGCATGCATTCAGAGCTTCTCTCGCCTTCGGGGATTTCAGCCGGACAGTCTTCGAGCGCATGAACTTGGCTGATGACGAGTCACATGAGCTCGCCATTTCGCTGATAGAGTCAATAGAGGGTGATGCCCGCGCACTTGAATTTCCCCGGCCGGAGGCCCGTCGGTGGTCCCTCGACAGCGAGTTTACGCTCAACATCGTTTCCAAACGGGCCAAGCACGACAATGCGGAAGATCGCATTCGGGGTCTCGCCTCAGAGATCATTGTGCCAGTGATGGCAGCGATGGCCGAACTAAACGGATATGACACTGTGGGCGAGGTCGAATGCGACGCTGAAATGGAGGGTGCAATTCGCGTATCGACCATAAGACGACGCGAGCGGAATCCCCGCAACAGACTTCTCGCAATCAGGATACATGGAACGATCTGCAAGGTCTGCGGTGAAGACCATGGCAGACAGTTCGGCTTTGAGGACTCACTCGTCGAGATCCACCACTCGCAGCCGCTTTCTCTCAGCGACGAGGGTCGACTTTATGATCCGCGAACGGACCTCGTGCCATTGTGTCCGACCTGTCACCGCGCCGCACACCGGAGGCGCCCGCTGCCCTTCACAGTAGAGGAGCTTCAGTCGATGCTCTCGTCAACGGGAGATCTCTTCTGA
- a CDS encoding DEAD/DEAH box helicase, with protein sequence MANPPRFSEIASTQFEGLRVDSRFLEPVLSIERNADEAFVAVLEGWKQTRDGPLRYRMPSINHDWVEADQVIRRIPPDAPSIAESMLDGLDCNSLTLAQALELSRVADGLRLHLRPEVFDLTGTADLETDVSPRGLQGKLFEYQANGVAWMADRARRAGGFILADEMGLGKTIQIIALLLKFRPSPANPALIIAPTTLLTNWQQELLRFAPSFTHLLHRGSNRAGISNDLARADIVITTYDTVASDRALIESVNWRWIILDEAQAVRNPETARRKAIENIPREHMVPMTGTPVETSLRDLWSLMDLAVPGLLGNLSSFEASYTDDVAGAGALSSIVGGLILRRRVEDVAKDLPERIDIDLPIDTGVQFSDDYMTLRNRVLEKYPQAGHLVAVNQLAMLCAHHVFPDRDGMEIDEAIRLLPHSELMSPKLEATLELLQEAFANGRKVLLFSNFNGTVQLLERVAGLLPDAYWNAINGSTPQAERQEIVDAFTEFAGPACLVLNPKAAGAGLNITAATIVIHYTLYWNPALEAQASARAHRRGQTQPVRIYRLFYPDTVEEVMLERSLRRREMGDAVMEDAEAEKADLRKAIDMGRGGS encoded by the coding sequence ATGGCCAATCCGCCCCGATTCAGTGAAATCGCGTCCACGCAATTCGAGGGTCTGCGTGTGGATTCCCGGTTTCTCGAACCAGTCCTATCGATCGAAAGAAATGCAGACGAGGCCTTCGTCGCCGTTCTGGAGGGATGGAAACAGACCCGCGATGGACCGTTAAGGTACAGGATGCCTTCGATCAATCACGACTGGGTCGAAGCCGATCAAGTAATACGACGAATTCCTCCTGACGCCCCGTCGATCGCCGAATCAATGCTCGATGGTCTCGATTGCAACAGTCTGACACTCGCGCAGGCTTTGGAGCTCTCTCGCGTCGCCGATGGCCTTCGGCTCCATCTTCGTCCGGAAGTTTTCGATCTGACTGGAACGGCGGATCTCGAGACCGATGTCTCTCCCCGAGGGCTTCAGGGCAAATTATTTGAGTATCAGGCCAACGGAGTGGCTTGGATGGCCGACAGGGCCAGGCGTGCGGGCGGCTTTATACTGGCCGACGAAATGGGGCTCGGTAAGACGATCCAGATCATAGCCCTGCTCCTGAAATTTCGTCCGTCACCGGCCAATCCGGCGCTGATTATTGCTCCCACTACGCTTTTGACCAACTGGCAGCAAGAACTGCTCCGCTTCGCCCCCTCGTTCACCCATCTCCTGCATCGCGGTTCCAATCGCGCAGGTATCTCGAACGATCTAGCGAGGGCCGATATTGTAATCACCACCTACGACACAGTGGCATCGGATCGCGCGCTGATCGAAAGTGTGAACTGGCGATGGATCATCCTCGACGAGGCTCAGGCAGTTCGCAATCCGGAGACGGCAAGACGGAAAGCAATCGAGAATATTCCGCGTGAGCATATGGTGCCAATGACCGGGACACCTGTCGAAACCAGTCTGAGGGATCTCTGGTCCCTGATGGACCTCGCTGTCCCGGGTCTTCTAGGAAATCTCAGTAGTTTCGAAGCAAGCTACACTGACGATGTTGCAGGTGCCGGCGCCCTTTCCTCAATCGTCGGAGGGCTGATACTCCGGAGGCGGGTCGAGGACGTGGCCAAGGACCTGCCTGAGCGCATAGACATCGATCTCCCAATTGATACGGGTGTCCAGTTTTCCGATGACTACATGACGCTGAGGAACAGAGTCTTGGAAAAATATCCGCAGGCGGGGCATCTGGTCGCCGTGAATCAGCTCGCGATGCTGTGCGCGCACCACGTCTTTCCGGACCGGGATGGCATGGAGATCGATGAAGCGATCCGTCTGCTGCCACATTCCGAGCTGATGTCACCGAAGCTCGAAGCCACCCTGGAGCTCCTTCAGGAGGCCTTCGCAAACGGACGCAAAGTACTGCTGTTCTCGAATTTCAACGGCACGGTCCAGCTTCTCGAGCGAGTGGCTGGGTTGCTACCCGATGCCTACTGGAATGCAATCAACGGCTCCACTCCACAGGCCGAGCGTCAGGAAATAGTCGACGCCTTTACCGAGTTTGCCGGACCAGCGTGTCTCGTGCTCAATCCCAAAGCCGCCGGAGCCGGGCTCAACATCACAGCGGCGACAATCGTCATCCACTACACGCTCTACTGGAACCCTGCGCTTGAGGCGCAAGCGAGTGCCCGCGCCCATAGGCGAGGGCAGACGCAACCCGTACGCATCTATCGCCTTTTCTATCCCGACACTGTCGAAGAGGTCATGCTTGAGCGGTCGTTGCGCCGCCGCGAGATGGGCGATGCCGTAATGGAGGATGCAGAGGCCGAGAAAGCCGATCTCCGCAAGGCGATCGATATGGGCCGAGGCGGGTCGTGA
- a CDS encoding EcoRII N-terminal effector-binding domain-containing protein, producing the protein MTAFSKTLTRNDTGANGSHQAGILVPKGDRELLTFFPPLDPAIKNPDRLIDCRDETGKWWRFRYVYYNNKLHDPDGTRNEYRITRMTAYFRSVGAREGQSVVFENRSDGSFEIRLHADSPERPTVTKLSGWRRIH; encoded by the coding sequence GTGACTGCATTCAGCAAGACACTGACGAGAAACGACACTGGCGCGAACGGGAGCCATCAGGCTGGCATCCTTGTGCCCAAAGGTGATCGCGAACTGCTCACCTTCTTTCCCCCGCTCGATCCCGCCATCAAGAACCCCGATCGGCTGATCGACTGCAGGGACGAGACAGGCAAATGGTGGCGCTTCCGATATGTCTACTACAACAACAAGCTTCACGATCCCGATGGAACGCGCAATGAATACCGTATCACGCGGATGACTGCCTACTTCCGTAGCGTGGGGGCGCGTGAAGGGCAGAGCGTTGTCTTTGAGAACCGGTCCGATGGCTCGTTCGAGATCCGGTTGCATGCAGATTCGCCGGAACGGCCCACAGTCACAAAGCTGTCCGGTTGGCGCCGGATTCACTGA
- a CDS encoding helix-hairpin-helix domain-containing protein, whose protein sequence is MDSLASIPTELHELNFRHLQLVPDCVNSLEQAGILTVGHAANGNAATPRALEESTPDILDQCRRLMRNVSDQQVDWVSFWRDCGSDIYWLSSRFGMGSFSEQERSIPLEALRKEFGALLNIPIAEGVKNLGELIDLFETGILPWRGFGRAKILRLGEKLAQISGTPRLSQIYRDSNEHHEEKPELSEEFCALNISILGLGAAISKLRRHGFRTIGSLAEDPAKLWRLPGVGRKTVGLAQERIQILRKAWGESGPDLQMLARIQSVRVVPDSGEAVCCEPAAALTSLIREICEEDPSDHAAQIHTNRIARSGSDAATLEEVAAMFDPPVTRERVRQIEKRILVKVRELLMAPHPILGCVIVHPELRCRFQSLALELSDREQVAPAELAGIIAEQWQCTMGEAMKLLPLIIAIYEGTARTSADLRRLGNTPDHLFRSLPEPVRQWPTTNIGASRSLAKCLAENGVTTLDELRLEWLEGRDFGKQQDYVFRVLGATRPKLMAAGSPAATLGEATGRALVPSRDGTPAQYLGNLKSDIALIIREGKFWTDSERVFLDRICKLPDERPTLAALGERLGRLGNDLKRTETETLARLAHSIAGETGGHARCIFREDWLAMWQEMKGIYRQFAHDQRTFRRSLEQVYEVEETAMTMAMPTIWAVLSGLPTRKSYGSVKNNRRKATPIATVKLTGFRSVH, encoded by the coding sequence ATGGATAGTCTGGCCAGCATTCCGACGGAATTGCACGAACTGAATTTCCGGCATCTTCAGCTGGTCCCGGATTGCGTAAATTCGCTCGAGCAGGCCGGCATTCTGACCGTGGGCCATGCCGCGAACGGGAATGCTGCGACGCCGCGCGCGCTTGAGGAGAGCACACCCGACATACTTGATCAGTGCCGACGCCTGATGCGGAATGTCAGTGATCAACAGGTCGATTGGGTGTCTTTCTGGCGCGATTGCGGCAGCGATATCTACTGGCTTTCATCACGATTCGGCATGGGCAGCTTCAGTGAGCAGGAAAGGTCCATCCCACTGGAAGCCTTGCGCAAGGAATTCGGTGCGCTCCTGAATATCCCGATCGCGGAAGGCGTAAAAAACCTCGGCGAACTCATTGATCTTTTCGAAACCGGCATCCTGCCCTGGAGAGGGTTCGGCAGAGCGAAAATCCTTAGGCTGGGGGAGAAATTGGCGCAGATAAGCGGCACTCCGCGATTGTCGCAGATCTACCGCGACAGCAACGAGCACCACGAGGAAAAACCGGAGCTGTCGGAAGAGTTCTGTGCGTTGAATATTTCGATACTTGGTCTGGGTGCCGCGATTTCGAAACTTCGGCGGCATGGGTTCCGGACCATCGGATCCCTTGCAGAAGATCCCGCAAAACTCTGGCGACTTCCCGGCGTCGGCAGAAAAACAGTCGGGCTCGCACAGGAAAGGATTCAGATCCTGAGAAAGGCTTGGGGTGAGAGCGGACCTGATCTGCAAATGCTTGCCCGGATCCAGTCTGTCAGAGTCGTCCCAGATTCAGGTGAGGCGGTTTGCTGTGAACCGGCGGCTGCGCTCACCTCTCTGATACGCGAAATATGCGAGGAGGACCCGTCCGATCATGCCGCCCAGATACACACAAATCGTATCGCGCGATCCGGCTCGGATGCCGCCACCCTAGAGGAGGTCGCCGCCATGTTCGATCCGCCGGTGACACGTGAAAGGGTCCGGCAGATCGAGAAACGCATCCTAGTAAAGGTTCGTGAACTGCTGATGGCGCCGCATCCGATCTTGGGCTGCGTCATTGTACATCCTGAGCTCAGATGCCGCTTCCAGTCTCTTGCTCTCGAGTTGTCTGACCGTGAACAGGTAGCGCCTGCCGAGCTTGCTGGAATCATCGCCGAACAATGGCAGTGCACCATGGGAGAGGCGATGAAGCTTCTCCCGCTCATCATTGCGATATATGAAGGAACCGCGAGGACCTCCGCAGACCTGCGTCGCCTCGGGAACACGCCCGATCATCTTTTCCGATCCCTTCCTGAACCTGTGAGGCAGTGGCCGACGACGAATATCGGGGCGTCCCGAAGTCTCGCGAAATGTCTCGCGGAAAACGGCGTCACGACGCTGGACGAACTTCGGCTCGAATGGCTGGAGGGTAGGGATTTCGGGAAGCAGCAGGATTATGTATTCCGCGTGCTCGGCGCAACGCGACCGAAACTGATGGCAGCGGGCTCGCCGGCAGCAACTCTAGGTGAAGCGACCGGGAGGGCCTTGGTCCCTTCACGCGACGGGACGCCTGCACAATACCTTGGGAATCTGAAATCGGATATCGCGCTGATAATCCGGGAGGGTAAATTCTGGACGGATTCAGAACGAGTTTTTCTAGATCGCATATGCAAGCTGCCTGATGAGCGCCCCACGCTGGCAGCGCTGGGTGAACGTCTGGGCCGGCTGGGGAATGATCTCAAGCGTACCGAAACAGAAACCCTGGCTCGCCTTGCCCATTCCATTGCAGGAGAGACGGGCGGTCATGCCCGTTGTATTTTCCGCGAGGACTGGCTGGCCATGTGGCAAGAGATGAAAGGGATCTATCGCCAGTTTGCGCACGACCAGAGAACGTTTCGCCGCAGCCTTGAGCAGGTCTATGAGGTCGAGGAAACTGCCATGACCATGGCGATGCCGACGATCTGGGCGGTGCTGTCCGGACTGCCCACAAGGAAGAGCTACGGGTCAGTAAAAAACAACCGGCGCAAAGCGACTCCCATCGCTACGGTGAAGCTGACTGGATTTCGCAGCGTGCACTAG
- a CDS encoding AlpA family phage regulatory protein has translation MRLIRLPEVRHKTGLSRSRIYADETFPKRVPLGARGVAWVEAEIEEWIQERIERRD, from the coding sequence ATGCGACTTATTCGACTTCCCGAGGTAAGGCACAAGACGGGCCTCTCTCGCTCTCGTATCTACGCGGACGAGACCTTTCCGAAGCGAGTTCCTCTCGGCGCGCGCGGAGTGGCATGGGTAGAGGCCGAGATTGAGGAGTGGATCCAAGAACGGATTGAGCGCCGCGATTAG
- a CDS encoding tyrosine-type recombinase/integrase, which translates to MKAFTDLALRALKPKKKPYKKADERGLYIEVMPNGSKLWRVKYRLHGVEKRQSMGRYPDVSLAEARKRRDEVKALVSAGKDPAIERRQAKLVAALAAETTFISVAREFIENKMVGEGRAQSTVEKNLWYLDQLKPLQPLPVGQIRPADVLAALKPIQAHGKHETARRCRAFASRVFRYAVATLRCENDPAAVLRGALRNPKPKHHAALEKPEQVADLLRGIDEYEGHLITRIAMQILPHVMARPGELRLARWDEFNFEKAEWCIPAERMKMRKPHKVPLSRQVIAYLEELAPLTKTGPAGFVFPAFHTTRKPMSENTINQALRRMGYSKDEMTAHGWRSTASSLINESGKWNPDAIERSLAHTDRNAVRHVYNRSSFWHERVEMHQWWSDYLDQLRSGGEVVPYGSLTDAEPGKVVSLASRRQRYKG; encoded by the coding sequence ATCAAGGCCTTCACTGATCTCGCGTTGCGCGCACTCAAGCCCAAAAAGAAGCCGTACAAGAAGGCCGATGAGCGCGGGCTCTATATCGAAGTCATGCCAAACGGCTCCAAGCTGTGGCGGGTAAAGTACCGATTGCATGGCGTCGAGAAGCGGCAGTCCATGGGGCGGTATCCTGATGTCTCATTGGCGGAGGCACGGAAACGGCGTGACGAGGTCAAAGCACTCGTAAGCGCTGGCAAGGACCCGGCCATCGAACGCCGCCAGGCGAAACTGGTCGCAGCGCTTGCCGCTGAAACGACCTTTATCTCGGTTGCGCGCGAGTTCATCGAGAACAAGATGGTCGGCGAAGGGCGCGCTCAGTCCACGGTCGAAAAGAACCTGTGGTATCTCGATCAGCTGAAGCCACTTCAGCCTCTGCCTGTCGGTCAGATTCGGCCAGCTGATGTACTCGCTGCACTCAAACCTATTCAGGCACACGGGAAGCATGAGACTGCGCGACGTTGCCGAGCTTTCGCGAGCCGCGTCTTTCGGTACGCGGTCGCTACTCTTCGATGTGAAAACGACCCAGCAGCAGTCTTGCGAGGAGCCTTGCGCAATCCAAAGCCAAAGCACCATGCGGCACTTGAGAAGCCGGAGCAGGTGGCTGATCTGTTGCGCGGGATCGATGAGTATGAAGGTCACCTTATTACCCGCATAGCTATGCAGATTTTGCCACATGTGATGGCGCGGCCGGGAGAGTTGCGCTTGGCGAGATGGGATGAGTTCAACTTCGAGAAGGCCGAATGGTGTATCCCTGCCGAGCGCATGAAAATGCGTAAGCCTCATAAGGTACCGCTATCCCGTCAGGTCATAGCCTATCTTGAGGAGCTCGCTCCGTTGACCAAGACCGGGCCGGCGGGATTTGTCTTTCCAGCTTTTCACACGACGAGAAAGCCGATGAGTGAGAACACCATCAATCAGGCTCTACGTCGGATGGGCTACTCCAAAGATGAAATGACCGCGCACGGCTGGCGGTCAACCGCATCATCGCTGATCAATGAATCCGGCAAGTGGAACCCAGATGCGATTGAACGCTCACTGGCCCATACGGATCGCAATGCAGTGCGCCATGTCTACAATCGCTCGAGCTTCTGGCACGAACGTGTCGAGATGCATCAATGGTGGAGCGATTATCTGGACCAGCTTCGCAGTGGCGGTGAAGTGGTTCCATATGGATCGTTGACAGATGCAGAGCCCGGAAAGGTGGTCAGCCTAGCCAGCCGGAGGCAGCGATATAAAGGCTAG
- a CDS encoding ArnT family glycosyltransferase: MRGRSSFAITLAGIGVLAFAIRFALRAARGSAEFEASGYTLFLTLAKHLAAGSGYTLDGSIPTAFRVPLYPLFLAATGGTQGNFWTIALAQSLVSAGSVVLTGVIGRRLFSPQCGVLAASMALLWPYAAAHDTALQESGLFAALTMLSVWLLVELHQRQGIVTAIAVGIALGLAILTRATLLPFALFAIAWAIIPAASGSHPLGRRLRSSAIVTASLGLTLLPWLVYSQDVAGKPSLGTEAATAIYAGNHELTFSHYPIGSIDASRRVVFQDTLRVHGEAIKVMSSAELGQWFEDRAWAAVTQDPGRTVSYAGAKLWAAFGPQKVPREPRLFNAIYVVSWTPVFLLGLAGLWLARRDWRRGVLFWALIGSFAAVTALIWSQTSHKSYLDYTFIIFGAYAISHALSSERARRVLARMPHPVQRIIRRNLIPHLQDNN; this comes from the coding sequence ATGCGAGGCCGAAGCAGCTTTGCGATCACGCTGGCCGGTATCGGTGTTCTCGCATTTGCGATCCGCTTTGCTTTGCGGGCAGCGCGCGGCAGCGCGGAGTTTGAAGCCAGTGGATACACGCTGTTTCTGACCCTTGCTAAGCATTTGGCCGCAGGCTCTGGCTATACGCTCGACGGGAGCATCCCGACCGCGTTCCGGGTTCCGCTCTATCCGCTATTTCTTGCAGCGACCGGCGGAACACAGGGCAATTTCTGGACCATCGCTTTGGCACAATCCCTTGTCTCAGCCGGGTCGGTGGTCTTGACCGGCGTGATCGGCAGGAGACTGTTCTCGCCGCAGTGCGGCGTTTTGGCGGCATCGATGGCCTTGCTTTGGCCCTATGCGGCTGCACACGATACCGCCCTGCAGGAATCTGGGCTGTTCGCAGCCCTGACTATGCTTTCGGTCTGGCTTTTAGTGGAGCTTCATCAGCGTCAGGGCATTGTCACGGCGATTGCGGTAGGTATTGCACTGGGATTGGCCATTCTGACTCGCGCGACACTGCTGCCGTTCGCTCTCTTCGCCATCGCGTGGGCAATCATTCCGGCGGCAAGCGGTTCGCATCCACTTGGCCGGAGGCTACGATCCTCGGCGATTGTTACAGCGTCACTTGGGCTGACTTTGCTTCCCTGGCTCGTCTATTCTCAGGATGTTGCAGGCAAGCCTTCCCTAGGAACCGAAGCCGCAACGGCAATCTATGCCGGCAACCATGAACTGACCTTCTCCCACTATCCGATCGGCAGCATCGATGCCTCGCGCAGGGTTGTTTTCCAAGACACTCTCCGGGTGCACGGCGAGGCGATCAAAGTCATGTCGTCGGCCGAACTCGGACAATGGTTTGAAGACCGGGCTTGGGCAGCTGTCACCCAGGATCCGGGCCGCACAGTGTCCTATGCCGGAGCCAAATTGTGGGCCGCTTTCGGGCCGCAGAAGGTCCCCCGTGAGCCGCGCCTCTTCAACGCGATCTATGTGGTCTCCTGGACGCCTGTCTTCCTGCTTGGCTTGGCTGGGTTGTGGCTAGCACGGCGCGATTGGCGACGTGGGGTTTTGTTCTGGGCTCTGATCGGCAGCTTTGCGGCAGTGACAGCGCTGATCTGGAGCCAGACAAGTCACAAATCTTATCTCGATTACACCTTCATCATATTCGGCGCTTACGCGATTTCACATGCACTTTCATCGGAGCGGGCGAGGCGAGTTCTTGCCCGCATGCCGCACCCTGTGCAAAGGATCATCAGGCGCAATTTGATTCCCCATTTGCAGGATAACAACTAG
- a CDS encoding complex I NDUFA9 subunit family protein has protein sequence MARSNPLADKLVTVFGGSGFLGTHVAQALLERGARLRIASRNPEKAFTLKPLANLGQLQFARCDITNERSVAACLHGADAVINLVGSFEGDQIALMGKSAGTIAQLAKENGVQALVQVTAIGADPEGQTDYSRGKGIGEQLVLDAFPKATILRPSIVFGQDDNFLNMFAGLIQMLPVLPVFGPKAQLQLVHVDDVAAAVVASLADPAKHGGKTFELGGPEVLTMLEINQRIADAQRRQRSFIEVPDFASATFATLPLTPMSRDQWTMLKQGNIVSGDHPGFKQLGIEPKPLSLFLDKMMVQYRKQGRFTTTSATTGN, from the coding sequence ATGGCTCGCAGCAATCCTCTCGCAGACAAGCTTGTAACCGTGTTCGGTGGCAGCGGATTTCTGGGCACTCACGTTGCCCAGGCATTGCTGGAACGCGGGGCACGATTGCGCATTGCCAGCCGAAACCCGGAAAAGGCCTTCACGCTCAAGCCACTCGCCAATCTGGGGCAGCTGCAGTTTGCCCGGTGCGACATTACCAATGAACGCAGCGTAGCGGCTTGCCTGCATGGCGCCGATGCGGTGATCAATCTGGTCGGATCATTCGAGGGTGACCAGATCGCCCTGATGGGAAAATCGGCCGGTACGATCGCCCAGCTTGCCAAGGAAAACGGGGTGCAAGCTCTGGTGCAGGTTACCGCAATCGGGGCCGACCCTGAGGGACAAACGGATTATTCGCGGGGCAAGGGCATTGGCGAGCAGTTAGTTCTGGACGCGTTCCCCAAGGCGACGATCCTGCGGCCATCGATCGTTTTCGGGCAGGACGACAACTTCCTGAACATGTTTGCCGGGCTAATCCAAATGCTCCCAGTCCTTCCGGTCTTCGGCCCGAAAGCGCAGCTTCAACTGGTCCATGTCGATGATGTCGCTGCTGCGGTCGTTGCAAGCCTGGCCGATCCGGCCAAGCACGGCGGCAAGACCTTTGAGCTGGGCGGGCCGGAAGTCCTGACCATGTTGGAAATCAATCAGCGCATCGCCGACGCACAACGCCGACAGCGCAGCTTCATCGAAGTCCCCGATTTCGCCAGTGCGACATTCGCGACCTTGCCATTGACCCCAATGAGCCGCGACCAGTGGACCATGCTGAAACAAGGCAATATTGTTTCAGGAGACCATCCCGGATTCAAACAATTGGGTATCGAGCCGAAGCCTTTGAGCCTGTTTCTGGACAAGATGATGGTTCAATATCGCAAGCAAGGTCGTTTCACGACCACTTCTGCCACCACCGGCAACTAG
- a CDS encoding NfeD family protein, giving the protein MLDGIEPHWIWVIIGLVLAALEIVVPGVYLIWLAVAALLTGVLTFVLDPGLPLQIVNFVFISLIAAFSAKRILRDRPILSSDPLMNKRGGRLVGESAVVVQPFEGGTGRVHLGDTDWLAKGVDMAIGERVRVTGSEGAILLVEPANLIEEQGREDVSSD; this is encoded by the coding sequence ATGCTCGACGGCATCGAACCGCACTGGATCTGGGTCATTATCGGGCTGGTTCTGGCCGCTCTCGAGATCGTTGTTCCCGGCGTCTATCTGATTTGGCTCGCCGTCGCTGCGCTGTTAACCGGCGTGCTGACCTTTGTGCTCGACCCCGGTTTGCCGCTGCAGATCGTCAACTTCGTATTCATTTCGCTGATTGCCGCGTTCAGTGCGAAGCGGATCCTGCGGGATCGCCCGATCCTCAGCTCCGATCCACTGATGAACAAACGGGGCGGACGCCTGGTGGGGGAATCCGCTGTTGTGGTGCAACCATTCGAAGGCGGCACGGGCCGGGTCCATCTAGGCGATACCGACTGGCTCGCTAAGGGCGTCGACATGGCTATCGGTGAACGTGTCCGCGTCACTGGCAGCGAGGGCGCGATCCTGCTGGTGGAACCTGCCAATCTGATCGAAGAACAGGGCCGGGAAGATGTGTCTTCGGACTAG
- a CDS encoding SPFH domain-containing protein — translation MEFVLVALLILLVAFLLMGVRVVKQGFVYTIERLGKFTISAEPGLHIIIPFVDRVGRKINMMEQVLDIPGQEIITKDNAMVGVDAVVFFQVLDAGKAAYEVSNLYNAIMALTTTNLRTVMGSMDLDETLSKRDEINARLLSVVDHATSPWGVKITRVEIKDIRPPMDISEAMARQMKAERLKRAEILEAEGDRASNILRAEGDKQSAILKAEGKREAAFRDAEAREREAEAEAKATQMVSDAIAGSGSQAINYFVAQEYTKAFGKFADSPNAKTILFPMEATQLIGSLGGIGELVKDAIGGETVNTGTPIPKTRARTSVSRSGDKG, via the coding sequence ATGGAATTCGTGCTCGTTGCGCTGCTCATATTGCTGGTGGCATTCCTGCTCATGGGCGTGCGCGTAGTGAAGCAAGGCTTCGTCTATACGATTGAGCGCCTGGGCAAATTCACCATTTCTGCCGAGCCGGGCCTGCACATCATCATTCCTTTTGTTGATCGGGTGGGGCGCAAGATCAATATGATGGAGCAAGTTCTCGATATTCCCGGACAAGAAATCATCACCAAGGATAACGCCATGGTCGGCGTGGACGCCGTAGTGTTCTTCCAGGTGCTTGATGCTGGCAAGGCCGCTTACGAAGTGTCCAATCTCTACAACGCGATCATGGCGCTTACGACCACCAACCTGCGGACGGTCATGGGCTCGATGGATCTTGATGAAACCCTGTCGAAACGAGACGAGATCAATGCTCGCCTACTGAGTGTGGTTGACCATGCAACCTCGCCATGGGGCGTCAAGATTACCCGGGTCGAGATCAAGGATATTCGTCCGCCGATGGACATTTCCGAGGCGATGGCGCGCCAGATGAAAGCCGAGCGTCTCAAGCGTGCCGAAATCCTCGAGGCTGAGGGTGACCGGGCTTCGAACATTCTCCGCGCAGAGGGCGACAAGCAAAGCGCGATCCTGAAGGCAGAAGGCAAGCGTGAAGCGGCATTTCGCGATGCCGAGGCGCGTGAGCGCGAGGCTGAGGCCGAAGCCAAAGCTACCCAGATGGTGTCCGATGCCATTGCAGGATCGGGCAGCCAGGCGATCAATTACTTCGTTGCCCAGGAATACACCAAGGCGTTCGGCAAGTTTGCCGACAGCCCCAATGCGAAAACCATTTTGTTCCCGATGGAGGCGACCCAGCTGATCGGCTCCCTCGGAGGAATCGGCGAATTGGTCAAAGATGCAATTGGCGGAGAAACCGTAAACACCGGCACCCCGATCCCAAAGACGCGAGCGCGCACCAGCGTTTCGCGTTCGGGCGACAAGGGTTAG